A window from Luteibacter flocculans encodes these proteins:
- a CDS encoding protein-L-isoaspartate O-methyltransferase family protein — protein MAMNFEQARQNMVENQVRPWEVLDADVLDTLKAVRREDFVAPAHRNVAFADLTLPLGHGEVMMKPVIEGRVLQALLLNKTDEVLEIGTGSGYLTACMARLAGKVTSIDMHADFVEAAGQRLAAAGVTNVALATAEAVNGYAPTGVFDAIVVTGAVHTVPEKFVRWLKPGGRMFVVRGDSPAQKAVLLTHEGDGRYREESLFETDLPYLAHAAPVKRFVL, from the coding sequence ATGGCGATGAATTTCGAGCAGGCCCGGCAGAACATGGTCGAAAACCAGGTTCGCCCCTGGGAAGTCCTCGACGCCGACGTTCTCGACACCTTGAAGGCAGTGCGCCGCGAGGATTTCGTGGCGCCGGCACACCGAAACGTGGCTTTCGCCGACCTCACCCTGCCTCTGGGGCACGGCGAGGTGATGATGAAGCCGGTGATCGAAGGCCGCGTGCTCCAGGCGCTGCTTCTCAACAAGACCGATGAGGTGCTTGAGATCGGCACGGGTTCGGGCTACCTCACAGCCTGCATGGCGCGGCTTGCCGGCAAAGTCACCAGCATCGACATGCATGCCGACTTCGTCGAGGCCGCCGGCCAGCGTCTCGCTGCGGCCGGCGTGACCAATGTCGCGCTGGCGACCGCGGAAGCCGTCAACGGCTATGCCCCGACCGGCGTTTTCGACGCCATCGTGGTCACGGGCGCGGTGCACACGGTGCCGGAGAAGTTCGTGCGCTGGCTGAAGCCGGGCGGGCGCATGTTCGTAGTACGCGGCGATTCGCCGGCGCAGAAGGCTGTCCTCCTCACCCATGAGGGCGACGGACGCTACCGCGAGGAATCGCTGTTCGAAACGGACCTTCCCTACCTGGCGCATGCCGCGCCGGTGAAGCGCTTCGTGCTCTGA